The genome window AGTCAAGCCCAACCAGCGTCTGGTCTTCCgtctttttgttgttgtaaTTCCAAAAGCCCGAGTTCGTTGATGAATCCagtctttaatatttctaCCGTCCCGGTATAATTATGACCCCGATCACAGCCTGTGACCCGATAGCAGAAGAGTTGTTGACAGCTAGCGGCCACTTGGCGTGTGATAAGTCTGTTGTTCTGCTTTTTCTCCTCACAAGACGACCCAAGATGCCACGGGCGACAAAAAAAGAGTAGGTGGACTCCTCCGCTGAGACTGTCCTGCAGCTTattggtgttgctgtcgtCCCACTTTCTCTGTCTCTCGTCTTCGTGTTCCTCCGCCCTACTGCGGTGTGTGTTCGTCGGAGAGTGTTCCTTGTAATCTATGATCGTGGAGCCGTCAATCTAGACTGCGGCGCGTGCAGCCCTCGGTATGTCGGTTGTGCGAATGGGGTTCTCTTCCCTGCTGAGCTAGCTCTGTTCCTGACGATCGTGTCGATATAGTTATAGTGGATGCAGCAGGCCATGTGCTACCAACGACAACTGCCACAGCGTATAGGTGTCGAATCCAGACTCTCGGGTCGAGAGAAGCGAGTGGTAGGCCGGCGGCGAGCGAGGATTAGGATGCTGACGGTGATTATAAGGAAAAGTATTAATTACGTTAGATAGTTCAAACTGGCATACCAAGAGCCAGAAAGATGCAAAGGTTGAGGAAAAGAATAGGAGCAAGGTGGGAATGACCGGGAAAAGAGCGATCGATATTCGGCCTGAATTGGACAGCAGCCAGCACCGGCGAGCAGGTAGAGGGCGGGAAGGGCCTCTTTTTCGGACACCGTCCGCCAGAAGCGAGGAATCAATCCGTGGGCTTGTTTGGAGACGGCCAAACTGGGGGAGCTGATCATGCAGGCCCCCCGAGAAACTTGGCTTGCCAGGTCTGGGCTGGCTTTACAAAACGTGAATGAGGCCTGgcttgtggaggaggtttcTGAAGCCCACTGTTACAGACGACAGGGCTCCCCCTCTCAACCTTCGAGCACTGTCTCTCCCCTGTGGAGCTATCATCCCAGGGGGCACTGGTCGAGGGGCACGCAAGGAGAAACATCCGAGACTGGTCGAAAGAAGTAATAGGGCCAGGGGAAATGTCTTGTTTGGGATTGCCCAATTCTTTGGATACACGGGATCATTCTACGTCCCGTCTGTAGTGAAAATCCTGAGGCTCTCCCTGTCCGATCCCTCCGGCAATAGGGCCTAAAGAGGGCCCGGTGGTGGGAACAGGAACAACGAATATACCAGTCTGCATTGGCAGGATGGTCCATCGAACGTTTTCATCAGTGTCGTCGAACCACCTCCGGAAGCGTCCTGCTATCACTGGAAGACTCCGAGTGAAAGGTGCAGAGCATGGTGCCAGGGATCGAACGGTCCCCTGTCGAGGCTCACCGGATTGGCAGGGTGCGGAACGTCACTGGCGGCGGCGCCATTTGCAGCCATGCGTCAAGGTCACTGTGCCTGGGCCGCTTCTTCAGCTCGCCGACGACGCCTGTCATCCGGCCCATGGTCTGCTGTCACTGAATGTCATCCAATATCCGTATCAGACATGGCGAACATAAGACTGGCCTCGGAATGCCTCATGGGATGAAAGATGGCTAGGATATCAAGCAACACAACGACAGCTCAGCCATCCGATATCTGTCACCAGGTGTGGGTGTCTTTTTGGATGTCTATGACCGGCAAATAGGAGCTTTCCCGGGACGGGAGGCAGAATGCGATGACAACCTCTCTTGAAATTGTGCATGAGAAAAAAGCTCGTGAACCAGTCGTCGAGAGTCTTGGCTGGGCGGTTGACTGTGTCTGTGAGACTCTTAGGGGTCAATGCAATGCCATTGTCTGTCACAGAGTCTTTGGCACCCCTGCGAATCACAGGTTGGCGTCCCTCATGCACCAAGTGTTCCAGAGTACCCTGGACGACCGTTGATTGGGCCAGCCCCACACCAACGCAACCCCTGCGTTGCAGGGCGGTTAATTCAACCTCCACACTCTACACTCGGCCCCCCACACAACTCTCAACTTCATCTTGAATCTTGAAGACCGAACACCGCTGTGTAACACTCCAACCAGTCACTCACCCAGTTCTGGGCTGGCTGGAAATCCCTTGAAGACTGTATACAGAACACGATCTGTATGTCGGCTTACCGATCCAAAGACCTGCCCTATGATCGTAGAGCCCGATACTCCCTTGACAGCAAGTATCATGTGTTCAATCAAGCCGTTGCCGGCTCCTAAGGGCACGCTTCCTCCGACAGTTGGATATCGCGTTGCAATAAGCGCTCTGGGAACACATCTGATGAATCGACCTTTTCCATCTTCATATCAGTTTTAGTGGTGGTGCCATCACACGGCCAACATCGAGCCTTTCTCAGTCGATATTCTATTCGTGATACCAAGAACCTGCACAAGTCTGCTTGAACAGCAAGAGTTGTGACCATGTGCTGGTGACATATGCATAACTCGGCTCTGTGATAGTGACGGTGACGTACACAATGATGGACGGCCCTCCAATGGTGCCATCGTAGGTTTATTTATGGTGTCGTTCACGACTGGGCGCGGGAGGGCCATCTCATCTCGTTCGCTGTGTGCGAATCAAAGCTCAAGAGGCTCGAGTCGAAGCCGGGGACAGAACGCTAACGAATCCGTACCAAGCACTCGGTTACCACGCCATGTGGAGGTAACGGAGAAAACCAGCGGCCACTCAGGTGCGGTTGCGTTGAGAAGGGAAATGGTGAGGCCGAAAAGGGAACAGGACGCCGGCAGTGGAGCAGGATACAGTGTCAGACACAACCCAAAGACAATTTCAAATAGAAGATTGCGAAAAAGAAGGGCCGGAAGCATGTGCTAGATGCCGGTGATAATTTCTGTGACCTCAACAACTCCTTTTCCCAGCATGTGGTGTGGGttgtgttgatgttggagatggatcTGATGGGCTGTCGTCTCTGGCAGTGATCACTAACGATTTTTTGCAGTTCAAAATTCTCGGCCCCTCCCGTCTTTGCTGCTGATCGACAGGGGTCCGAGCGCAAAGAACTGTGGATCTTCCCAGGATGGCACTGAACATTGCTGAACAGGCGAAACTCGCTTCAACTTCAGGTTCCCGGCAGTTCAACTTCACATCTGATGTTTGGTCGCAACCCACAgacttttttcttctctttccgTCCAGCTTTGAAGTGCGCGATATCACATAAGAATATTTTTATCTTTTCCCACGTCATCAAGCTTCAGTTCACCTCAAGTTCTGGATAGGTATTTCCATCAGTTTTTTTTCCATCAGTCATCCAGGGGCACAGATCTCCAGATGCAGGCCAGCGGCTGTATGGACAGCTGCAATGGAGACCCACGTCGTGGACAAAAGAATGGGCACTGCAAAAGTAAGGTACCACATACTATATTCTCCCATGCCTTAAAAGAAACTTAATAGGCCTCAAAAGATAGTTTATAGGCTTTGAAATATAGTGAGAGGCCTATTTGCTTTTAAAAGGGCGTAGGTTGACAATGATTACACGCTTTACCAGCTTCCAGTACCAGTCATTTCGTCCACGGCGTGAGACCTAGACTGCCGGCTGCTGTGGTATTCGACCTGACACTCAAAGGTGGTGGTACTATCGTCGACCATATGCACTCCTCCTATAGGTGCCCTAAATCCAGGCAACTGTTGAAACTCCCTGCTACAGAGCATACCTTAGGAGTTGTTTGCACTTGGCTACACACAAGGATTCATTCTCAGTTTTTTGGCCCCatctcacctccccccttctccgtCTCATGTTTTTGACACCCACTCTCTCTTCCAGCTTCCGGCGGCGTGGGGGCTGGCCTTCGGGACCAATCCCGTCGACCCAGCAGGTGTGTGTTTCTTCTCGTGCATGATCTACGTTAAGAGAGTCCGAACATCCTCCCGGTGTTCCTACAACCCTTCCACACACGCATACACAATAATCCTGAGATTTCACAAAGGAAAGAAAACCAGAAGGGGGGACGGAGACGATCACCCTCCTGTGGTTCTGTCTAGATGCGGAGGGTAAGCCCGCGCGCATCGGAAAATCGACACAATCTCATTGTATCACCATGGGAATTTTGCGTGTTTGATGAAACCAGGCCGCCTCCTTGTGGCGGCCACCTCAAGTCTCACCACTATCGCCTATCAACCCTGACCTGTCTTTATCCAGCCTCCAGGACCAGAAGAGACGACATTCGCCATAGTAAAGAATCCCCATTTTCGTTCAAAAAGTAAGCTTAATTGTTTTACAACAAGATCCATATCTCTTGGCAGAAATATCACTCCCCCTTTCGAAACAagcccccccttcccatccaaGGGCCTTCTCAATCACAGCATCCCTTTTGATACCTCATCCTTCCTTTCCTCCCACAAGGTCTTCCCCGTGCAGGAGCAAACAGTCTTATCATTATCCCAAACCCCGGCACTCCTCGCGATGATCCCAACCACGGTGTTCTCATCATTGGTCAGGGGCTTCCCCTCGTCGCTCTCGTCATTGGGTGAGATAACCAGAGCGTGGCCGATGACCTCCCACACctggaaggggtggttgaggaagacgGTTCCCCGTCCGTCTGATCCTATCTCTACCGTACCCAGGATTCCacgaggggtggtgggttttgtTTCGCTGTCAGCagttgttgtggtggtggtcccGCTCCAGATGGGGCCCGCAGAGGTGACCCCGTCCTGGAGGTTTCCGTAGGCGCGGATGGTGGCCCGGTATTTTCCTGGTGAGAGGCCGCGGATGGTGAGGTCGACGACTGTTTCTGTGGGGCTTACTTGGACCATCCTGGCGAGGCCGCGGACGAGGCGTTGGTTGATCCAGCTGCCGGCTGGCTTACTGGctgaggcggaggcggcggcttcTTGGACGGAGCGGCGGTAGTAGGTTTCTAGGATGCTTACTGCCGCGCCTGGAAAGATGTGCGTGTGAGAAACCTGAGGCGGGGAGGGATAGGtatgagaagaagggggggggcttACTGTTTGAAGCTCCTGAACCGCGGAGGATGGCATCACGTCCGGTGGCTTGAATGGCATCGACGAtggctgatggtggtgctaTGCAGAGGGAGAATGTGTGAGTTTTCTGATTTGAGGACACGGTTTATGAAGGGACTCACCGGTTCCTTCAATTGTCACCAGCTGCTCCTTGACGTCTGGTTCAACCTTTGTGATGCCGGATACTTTGAACAAGGCTTGCGAAATGTCTTTGGCGCAACTTTCACAATGCATGGGCACTGCGAAGAGAGTCTGAAGAGCCAGATATTGCGGTTAGCCTTGTTCCTGAGTGAGGCTAAGGCAAGCCCTAGAAGATCCCATGATCTCAACTTGGCAGTCTGAGACGTACCTGAAAAGGGGTTGTAACGGCCATTTTTAAAGAAGATGCGGTTGCCGCTGAGACTATTGGTGAGTTGGGACTTTTATTTCCTGGGAATATTGGCGACTGGGAtcgctgctgttgctgttgttgcagATGGAGAAGCTGCCGTCGATATGTGTATGCGCCTGCAGATGCTAAGAGGGCGATGCCACTGAGACTGTATGCAATGGGTTTTGTGAAGCTGAATTTGGGGATAGGAGGCAtcagccagccaaccaactAACAAGCCTTGATTCAGACAGATGGACGAGATGACTCGATGAGCAAGATGTTTGTTGGATAGAAGCAATGTCAACTTCTGCTTGATGATAGAATATGAGAATGTGGAGATGTTACGGTCAAATGGATCCAATGTGAATCTTTCAGGGACTTGATTTGAAATCCAACTTTTCtcttaaataataattccgtTATGTCTTCGCCGCCTTCCATCAGCTCATCGATCGCGGGGCAGTTTCAAGGCTCACCAACCGCGGGGCAGTAGGCGGCATGGGTTCCAGCTGTTTCTGGGGATCCACCTTTCGCTCTTTCTTAACCGTTGTAGCCCGTGCACACGCATTTCCACGCCCCTCGGTATGTTCGGTAAAGCTCACCACTCACCGACGGTGAGGAAGCTGGACAATTTTTTGGGCCCCATTGACCAGACCCTGCCGACAATCGCAACTCCAACCAGCTCAATTGACACCCCTCCCGCCAAACTTACCTCCGCCATATTTTGATACCCCTTGCGGAAAGAGAGGTTCAATTGAGACCAAAAAGGTGGTTCCCGTTTCTTGGTGCGACAGTTAATGAGGGACTCGTTCCCAGGGGCTTGATTGCTTCACTTTTCTCAAAGAACCCCAACACAAACCCGCCACAATGTCTCAAACTATAGGCTCTGTAAtgctgcccccccccccgctTGAGTATTCTTGAGCTTCAGACTAACATCGCTGCCTTTCAACAGACCCGCCTTGCCTACTCAAGAGTATGGCACCACATCTCCGCCTCGgccccccacccaaccctctcaaccGTCAAGTCCCCCCCGGAAGCCGTCACCCCCCCCTCGCTCGGCCGTCTCGCCTCCCGTATCGCCATGATCCTCATGGGCAAGCACAAGCCCATATGGGACCCCTCCACCGACTGCGGCGACTATGTCGTCGTCACCAACTGCGCGGCGCTGTACACCACCGGTCACAAGAAGTGGAGGAAGACATACTACCGCCACAACACCAGACCGGGTTCGCTGAGGACGATTACGATGGATGTGCTTATGGATAAGTTTGGCGGTGCCGAGgtgttgaggaaggcggtTAGTGGCATGCTGCCCAAGAACAGGTTGAGGGACAAGAGGCTGGCGAGGTTGAAGGCTTTCGAGGGGGATGCCCATCCGTATAAGGAGAATATTATCAGGtttggggggaagaaggttggCCAGACTGGGTGGGAGGATATTGTGAAGGCGGTTAGGGAGGGTGATAAGGCTACGATCCCGTCATGAAGGGGTTAAGGCGCGGTGGTGGGTTGTAACGATAGAGTATAAAATCATGGAATGGAACTGGGTTTGATATACGTGACGTTGAAGGCTACTGATGGCTGGTTTTTCTGAAATTCAGATATCTGTATTTGCACGGTATGGGATTGCCAGGGGGGCGTAAAGCTGAGATTATGGGTGGTCAAAATCTTGTCTGTACATACATTATTTTGGGTTTGAATGTAGTTCTTGGAAACCATAACTGCTCGCGATCCCAATTCATATGTTTCTGAAGTGGTGCTTGGTTTTAGCTGAGACACAAGAATAAACTATCAAATCGAGAATGGTTATGTTGTCTACGTGAAGCCTTTTTGTATATATGATACTCGCAGCATCTCTTCTACAGTTATACCACATTGACAGAGCGGCAGTGATTCACTCTTTTACCACACCTAGAGATTAGACTCCTCGGAATCATGTGTGCATCAACTCAAAGGTGATATGAATTGCTGATATCTCAAAATGCTAATAAATAGCAACGCCATCTAAAATGCAATagaccaaaaccaaaaaccaaaaagtCAAACCCCCCTGTCCCAGATGCTTGCCTGTCGCTGCTATGTCCCCAAAAAAATATGTTGACCAGGGTAACGCCATGCTCATGATCTTCATACAACAGCTTCTAACTTGTCTTGCGAAAAAAGCAGAACTCAAAATCCAAAAcagttaaaaaaaaacaaagtgTGAGGTGCTTAGGAGCGAGCGACCTCGCACTTGATGAGGCCGTTGGGGCCAGACTGGGGAGCGTACACCTCGGCGTCCTTGCCGGTGTTCTTGTAGCCCTTGTGCCAGCTGAGGTCTGTGTCATGTGTGTTAGAAAATCGCTTTTcttgagaagaagaatgatagaaaaagaaaacataccaATCTCAAAGTAGTGCTTGTTGGGCAAAGAGtagccaacaacctccacctcggccgccttCTCCAAGATCTCCTCGCACATCTTGTACATGGTGTTCTGGACCGAGGCGGACTCGTCCTCGGCGAACGTCTTGAGGGTGATGTTGCGGGCCGCCTCGAAAGCCTGGTCGAACCTCTCAACGCCCTTCTCCACGTCGGCGACTGTGGCAAAGGTCTTCCAGTTCCAGGTGGCATCAACGTCGGTAGACAGGATACGGTCCCAAGTCTCGCCGAGGGTGGTGTACTCGTCCCTGACGAAGCCGTGGAAGGCAGAGCCGGTGGACTTAAGGACGGAGAGACCCTGGATGGCGGACTTGAGCTCAATGCCAGCCTCGCGGGTGACGCGAGCTTCCACGTTGCGGGTCTCGTTGCCGTCGCGGTAGAAGCTGTGGGGGTGGGGCTTGCCGTCGATGTTGATGCGAGTCCATCTGTGAACGATCAccttgatgttggcggcgTTGATGTGGGGGTACTTGTCGAGGAAGTGCTGGCCGAGGTGGGCGGCGTAAAGCTCAGGGGGGTTGACGGGGtgctccttggccttgatgtAAATGGTGTTCTTGATTGAATCGGTAGCCACAACAACGCTGTTGTCGGCCTCGGTGTAACTGAAAAGAGGGTTAGTCTTTGTTGGAACAGCTTTCAGGGATTATACATACGAAGTCTCAATCTGGCCCTCGAGAAGGCAGCAGACGGTCATCTCAGTGACGGACTGAGTGCCGGTAGCCTCATCCTTGTGCACCTTGTAGACACGGACATTGTCCTTTCCATagcgagcagcagcaagacgaGCCATTTCGACGATTGCGTGTGTGTGATTGGTGTTTGTGTGCTGAGGGTATTTGCAAAGCTTTTTAGATATGAGAAGCTGATGAACGGCTTCGGAGAGGACTAAtgcaagagagagagcaaaGTGGATTTGAGTTCAAATTACAAGACAGGGAAGAAGCTGTTTGTGTAGACGGAAGAcgagaggttggagagagTGGACGACGGTGAGTCTTTATACAAACCTTAAAGGTCCCAACCAACGAACGGATGTGGACAGCTGCGAGGAAGCACGACACCACCCACTCCCGCGGGCAAAGGAACGTCAGCACAAGCAGGTGTGCCGAAGATGCAGATCGGACGGCGCCTCGCGGCGTTCTGGTCCCGCCCGTGTAAGCAGCAAGCCGGCAACAGGGACAAGTGGATTCGCCGGAGTCCGCCGACTGCCAACCCCCAACGCCCAGGGCTCTCCCCCGCGCAGAGCTCCCGGAGGCTTGCGACACCGGCCGATCGTTCAATCTTCGGCTTCTATTCCCTGTAACCTCTCTTCAACATCCCCAGAATCTGGTCTGATCTCTCTGACCCCTTGCAGTAGCCTTGCCTTGCTAGCCATGTCTTGTCACTTCTGATGGAGGAGTTACAAAACTGAAGATTGCCCTCCCGCCGTTCGAGttccgacgacgacgacgacgatgagacAGCCTGGAACCTGGAACCTGAAAGCCCCCACCCTCTCTGACCTCTCCCGGCACAGTCCGGATTGCGGGGTTCGACGCCCCTCCATACGCCACGCACCGTTGACAACAGGTTATCATCGGCATCGTACGACGAAAGGATGGCTAACAAGACTTGGGGATGGTGCGGCTGCTCAGCTAATTGAGACCTCCAAAGCATAAAGCTCGCCTTGAGCGCTTGTCGTCACACAGATGATCGCTAGAATCCCACTTCGCGCAGCATGGGCAAGATAAGGCGGCCATTAGCTTTGCGGATGGTCCATCTTATCAGTGATTGAAGCTGATAAGAACAGCTCTGCCCTGATCCAACACTCTGATATGAGCTGCTGACCCAGGCAATAGTAAGCATAGCTGTGACTCGAGAGATTCAACACTGGCGTCCCCTCTCATTGCACATGTTCAAGAACTGATCAAGTGAAAACTGAAAATGCAGGAGCAGAACCTCCAGGACGCTTGCAAgagaccctaaccctcatCGGTGACACTTGCACCCACCCAAACACAAACACATTGCGACTATAGTAACGTGGCATAGCACGCTAGATGGTTCGCGGGGACATGCCGAGGAAGTGGTGTGTTTATACATGCCAGGAAATTTGTGTTTTGACTGTAAACAAAGTTCGTAGTACTTGTAACTGCTGTTCACCATCTTCAATGTTGGAATACAGAGCCGTGGGAGTCTAGGGCAAGCACTGTGCGCACCGACCACCACCTTCGTGATCCATCCCTCAGATCCCGGCTGCACAACGACTGGAGAAGTGGATCATCGCCAGGAACTTGGCTCCTTCCACCGCCCCGACTCCCTGAGAGTGCCCGCATGATAGTTTGATACGGACGTACGGTGCCGTAACAAGCAGTTGAAAGGCGCACGCGACTGGACCGCGTCCACGATACATTGCAATGACCATCTACGTCACATAGGTAGCCCTCACCCGCACCCAACTCTTTTAGGGGCACTGTCGAGAACCTCGAGGACGCCGAGAACCCATGCGCCGGCCAAGGGGCAACCATCAATTGGCCCCGGCGAACGTTGCGAATCGAATGCAAATTCCGACCGAAGACACGACGAGAGCGTCGAGAGCATCGAATGTGGAGGGCAAATGGCCGGGCCATCCACCATGCTAAGCGCCTCGGCGAAGCCCACGCAAAAGTCCTATGTATCGCAGCAACAGTCGCCGTTACGCCAGCAGCAAGGACAACAGCaaggacagcagcagcagcagacacaacagcaacaccagcaacagcaagtGGGCAGCTATGCATCCACTATTTCAAACCCTCGACCTAGCCTCGACCGCGGCGATGGACTGCAACCTCCAGGCGCCAACGCTGGCAGGAATCTCTCGGCCTCTGCCGTTACCTTTACGTCCAGGGGTGGCTCGTTGAACCCGTCACCCATGCCGGGGAGCTTCAGCTCTGAGCTCCGGAGCCAGCTTAATCTTTCCCGCGCCGGTTCGCGAGCCGACATGTTTGCGCTGGAGAAACTGGATGAGGACGATAACCGGACACAAGAGCGCAACATTGCCTACCTTCGAGATGCCCTGAGCCGAGAGTTGAAGATAAAGGAAGGGAGCGAGAATATGCTGGAGGCACTGAACAGCAAAAAGGCAAAACAAACGAAGGAGCAGCGTCAGAGGGTCGAAGCCGAGCTTCTTTCGTCAAGTAAACGGATCAAGGATTTGCGACAGAGGATCACGGATGCTCAACAAAGGACAAAAGCGGGACCAACAACACCTACGAGGTCCAGGATCGATGTCACGATAGCGGCTGGAAGTGGTTTGCGGTCACCGCCTAGTCTTTCCAGGAGCGGGGCTGGATCTGACATTGATGAGCCGACCGAGTCACCAACATTTGCGCTTGCCGAAACTCTGCAAGCCCTTGAGGTGGCCGGCATGACGCCAGATTACTATGTCTCCAGAGCTAATAGTCTCGTTGACTTGTTCAGGAGGCATCCAACCCTCAAGTATGATCTGGTCTGGTCTGTGTTCGGGCTTCGAATGCAAGCGCTCCTCATGAGTGAAAGTCGCGaggtggttgctgctggttaCCGGATGACTCGATACGCCATCTCTGATATTACTTCACTCCAGAATATCCGTACCCTTAACACGGATTACCTAGTCACATGGTAAGCCCAAGCTATTGTACCGCCTTGACTTTGCATAGGAAGAGGATGCTAATGTGTGGTATCAGGTCTTTGGCAAAAGACCGAAAGTCTGATGTTGAACGAGAGCAGGCACTCAAGTTTGTTCGCGCTTTTCTTGATGTCAAGGATGGTGTGAGGGAAATCTCACGGGCCGTAGTCAGGGCCATTGCTGCCGTGGCAGAGGAGCCAGAAGAAAGGCTACGGCCGATTTGTCTGGAGACGCTGGCGGAAATTCTGGTTCGCGACCCTCGTCTCCTCATAGCCTCGGGGGGGCTGGCCCCGTTACACGAAGCTCTTGCGGACGGGTCATACAAAGCCTCAGAAAGTTTGACCGCAGCGTTTCTTTACCTCCTCGATGCGCCAGAGCGGCGTCAATATCTCCGCCCCGGGAATGAGTTGGAGGTTCTTTTCACGGCATTTACAGACGAGCTGTCATCCAATGAGCGCATTCTCAAGCAAAGCGCCAAAGCTATTTCGTCAGCCCTCAAATCATGGTCTGGTTTAATGAGCCTGTCCATGTACAACTTCCGTGCGATCAGGTCCATGATCAACAGCATGGTCGCACAAAAAGGATCTATCAGAGAGACCATCATGGATCTGATATTTTCCCTGTTGCGAATCAAATCCCCAGCGTGGGCAACTTCGTTTCTTGCCGGAAGACGACTCACCACCTATGGCCGGGTCACAAACctcaaaacaaccaccaccaccaccaccaccaaagccgccTATGGTGAATACGAAGACGACGGGGGCGAGCAAAATTTCGTCGAACACTATACGGCACTGTTGCTTGCCATATTTATCAAGTCCGGAGTGGTGCCAGGCCTTCTGAAAATGACACAAGACAACGAAAATCCAACTCTAAAACGAAAATCAACGTTACTTCTAGGGGAAGTTTTGAAGTTGGCAAGTCACCTGCTTCCACGCTCGTGGAGCAGTGAGATACAGCTGCTTCCTGAATTGTTTATCACCGCTGCCCGGCTGGGAGACGAGAATCGATTCACGGCCTCTGGGGTCATCTTTCAGATCAGCAGCGTGAGCAGAACGTTGTACagatcctctccctcgtccttCCTCCCTTCTCCAAGCAACAATATCGATCTCAGCATCTTAGATGAGCACCCCAAAAGCAATACGGCAGCGGTCAACTGTGACGATGCCACGTTCAGAGTGCTTCTCCTTGATTCGGTGGTGCTGAATAGTTCTAACTACAATAAGTGGAATTGGGATGTAATACTTAAGCTGATTGAGGGACCGCTGGTGAATGGAAAGAGGCTTGAAGAGGCCGTGAAAGCATCCAAATTCTTGAAACGAATCATGAGCTTTTATCGTCCCTTCAAGTACAGGTTCTCTGCCCTCAAGAGCTCGCGAAGCACGCAAAAGTATGTGCGGGTTGGCTGTGCGCTGATGCATACTCTGCTGCAGAGCCCCGAAGGCGTGAGGTATCTGACAGATAACAAACTGTTGCGGCAGATTGCCGAGTGCCTGGCGCAGTGCGACCCAACGAGTGGATTAACAGCTCAGGATCCCATGTTCTCCCGGGACGGCCTCACAGATACGTTGAGTGGCGGATACTTCCCTATGCTTGGTGTTCTGAGCGGGGACCCCAAGGGCATTCAGATGTTAGACCGGTGGCGCATCTTCAACATGCTTTACCGAATCGTCGATCTCAAGCAGCGGCCAGACATCATCAAGCTCATGATCTCCAACTTTGACTATTCAATTCAGGGTCATTCTCGGATTATTTTGTCCAAGTCCTTGACAGCAGGAACCAAGGACATCAGAATTCATGCTACGAATGCGCTGCGGAAGTACGCAACACGTCCGCGGTTGGACTCCCAAGGCCATGAGCCTGTTGACTCGAAATGGGCCATCCAACTTTTGGTCACTCAGCTTTATGACCCAGAAGTGGAGGTCTGCCAAACGGCGGTCAAAATTCTCGAAAAGGCGTGCAATACTCAAAACCACTTGAAATACATTGTCGAGTGTCGGCCGGCACTAGATCACTTGGGTGAGATAGGTGCTCCCCTCCTCTTACGCTTCCTATCGACCTCGATTG of Podospora pseudopauciseta strain CBS 411.78 chromosome 7 map unlocalized CBS411.78m_7, whole genome shotgun sequence contains these proteins:
- a CDS encoding uncharacterized protein (COG:D; BUSCO:EOG09260FPA; EggNog:ENOG503NW2M), which gives rise to MAGPSTMLSASAKPTQKSYVSQQQSPLRQQQGQQQGQQQQQTQQQHQQQQVGSYASTISNPRPSLDRGDGLQPPGANAGRNLSASAVTFTSRGGSLNPSPMPGSFSSELRSQLNLSRAGSRADMFALEKLDEDDNRTQERNIAYLRDALSRELKIKEGSENMLEALNSKKAKQTKEQRQRVEAELLSSSKRIKDLRQRITDAQQRTKAGPTTPTRSRIDVTIAAGSGLRSPPSLSRSGAGSDIDEPTESPTFALAETLQALEVAGMTPDYYVSRANSLVDLFRRHPTLKYDLVWSVFGLRMQALLMSESREVVAAGYRMTRYAISDITSLQNIRTLNTDYLVTWSLAKDRKSDVEREQALKFVRAFLDVKDGVREISRAVVRAIAAVAEEPEERLRPICLETLAEILVRDPRLLIASGGLAPLHEALADGSYKASESLTAAFLYLLDAPERRQYLRPGNELEVLFTAFTDELSSNERILKQSAKAISSALKSWSGLMSLSMYNFRAIRSMINSMVAQKGSIRETIMDLIFSLLRIKSPAWATSFLAGRRLTTYGRVTNLKTTTTTTTTKAAYGEYEDDGGEQNFVEHYTALLLAIFIKSGVVPGLLKMTQDNENPTLKRKSTLLLGEVLKLASHLLPRSWSSEIQLLPELFITAARLGDENRFTASGVIFQISSVSRTLYRSSPSSFLPSPSNNIDLSILDEHPKSNTAAVNCDDATFRVLLLDSVVLNSSNYNKWNWDVILKLIEGPLVNGKRLEEAVKASKFLKRIMSFYRPFKYRFSALKSSRSTQKYVRVGCALMHTLLQSPEGVRYLTDNKLLRQIAECLAQCDPTSGLTAQDPMFSRDGLTDTLSGGYFPMLGVLSGDPKGIQMLDRWRIFNMLYRIVDLKQRPDIIKLMISNFDYSIQGHSRIILSKSLTAGTKDIRIHATNALRKYATRPRLDSQGHEPVDSKWAIQLLVTQLYDPEVEVCQTAVKILEKACNTQNHLKYIVECRPALDHLGEIGAPLLLRFLSTSIGYHYLDGLDYISNEMDDWFLGRNDSYVGVIEASLARSFMDHQDDHTNRISVFDDEQEMEADSHVPPHFYRELTRTQEGCRLLSDKGHFNEFVTTIREHGMQSDDPEMMVKVKGCLWAVGNVGSMELGAPFLESCDVVEQIINIAQNHEVMSLRGTAFFVLGLISRSIHGLEILSENGWDSNTNILGQSLGFCVPTELDRLFSLKPWKHIPVTNIQLPDAQKTERDKLPSVPSRPRSLSLIKAIQAEADAQEDTPTGSVPEEIQRVELDPDPVNQRILELMIDMANMVLYRRARAELMHIKQQTQVRHQQAQAQTQPQTPTRNNQKRVLGSGASSFSQPHLFRRVMGLLESHHYRLQDRAMIVGLFERSVFRAIVYGDEDSQEEGGSSESESDSDFGDANQAGVGQRRQGFVMQRDQQHLQHQQERNKEEGSSGEESSDEEEDESDDDDAYSGSEGDEQRTERLRSVSDPAGGSTTRRHGTGRGRGGTQGAF